From Roseibium alexandrii DFL-11, the proteins below share one genomic window:
- the rsfS gene encoding ribosome silencing factor codes for MSTPLKASVSADLTAGLLDTVLASLEDSKAEDLVTLDIAGKSSLADHMVIVSGRSHRHVGAIADHLQRDLKTAGHGNATVEGQTTCDWVLIDAGDVIVHIFRPEVRGFYNLEKMWAPEEDDAPQYIG; via the coding sequence ATGTCCACTCCTCTGAAGGCTTCCGTAAGTGCAGACCTTACGGCCGGCCTCCTCGATACGGTTCTCGCGAGTCTGGAAGACTCCAAGGCAGAGGACCTTGTTACTCTCGACATCGCAGGAAAAAGCTCCCTGGCCGATCACATGGTGATTGTGTCCGGCCGTTCACATCGTCATGTCGGGGCGATCGCGGATCATTTGCAACGTGACCTGAAAACTGCAGGACACGGCAATGCGACCGTTGAAGGGCAAACCACCTGTGATTGGGTCTTGATCGATGCCGGTGATGTGATCGTTCACATCTTCCGTCCGGAAGTCCGTGGTTTCTACAATCTGGAAAAGATGTGGGCCCCGGAAGAAGACGACGCACCGCAGTATATCGGCTGA
- a CDS encoding murein hydrolase activator EnvC family protein encodes MPGYVTETVDPSEVAVSSPEIEAAIEKKAKREQELAALTSDITVSSDRQAAIAREIQSLDRDRDTLNAKIINTADTIRGLETELTDTERRLRSLGENEDAVRLSLIARRDVLAEVLAALQRIGRRPPPALAVRPSDALSAVRSAILLNAVMPELRVETEALAADLEELQRLKTVIADEERRLRGDAMRLAEEKSRLELLLSAKRLEHTETVRSLEDEKRRAAELAARAGSLKELIADLESEIESASVAAEKSRQAALDQNRTPRDTDPFSDPGRLAPAIAFEDARGRLPQPVSGTVLKDYGQEDEFGGVTEGQSIATRPGSNVTSPADGWVVYSGPFRSYGQLLILNTGDGYHVLLAGMDRIDAELGQFVLAGEPVGVMGATQWASASTFGMGSTQPILYVEFRKDGRAVDPTPWWARTEEEKARG; translated from the coding sequence ATGCCTGGGTATGTCACCGAGACGGTAGATCCATCCGAGGTTGCGGTCAGCTCACCGGAAATTGAAGCTGCAATTGAGAAAAAGGCGAAGCGGGAGCAGGAACTCGCTGCACTCACGTCAGACATTACTGTCTCTTCGGATCGACAAGCGGCAATCGCCCGCGAAATTCAGTCTCTTGACCGGGACCGCGACACCCTTAATGCGAAGATCATCAACACAGCAGACACAATCCGCGGGCTTGAAACAGAGCTGACAGACACCGAACGACGGCTGCGCAGTCTCGGCGAGAATGAAGATGCTGTCCGCTTGTCCTTGATCGCGCGCCGCGATGTCCTAGCTGAAGTGTTGGCGGCACTGCAGCGGATTGGCCGCCGGCCGCCACCAGCATTGGCAGTTCGCCCGAGTGACGCTCTGTCCGCGGTTCGCAGCGCGATTCTTTTAAATGCAGTCATGCCGGAGCTGCGGGTGGAGACGGAGGCATTGGCCGCTGATTTGGAGGAGCTTCAGCGCTTGAAAACGGTCATCGCAGATGAGGAACGCCGACTTCGCGGTGATGCCATGCGATTGGCTGAGGAAAAGTCACGGCTGGAACTTCTCTTGAGCGCCAAAAGGCTGGAACATACCGAAACTGTCCGCAGCCTTGAGGATGAAAAGCGACGTGCAGCAGAATTGGCGGCAAGGGCAGGTTCGCTCAAGGAACTGATTGCAGACTTGGAATCAGAGATCGAAAGCGCCAGCGTGGCTGCTGAGAAATCCCGGCAGGCTGCTTTGGATCAAAACAGGACGCCGCGAGATACCGATCCGTTCTCGGATCCTGGCCGCTTGGCGCCTGCAATTGCTTTTGAGGATGCCAGGGGGCGTCTTCCTCAACCCGTATCCGGCACTGTGCTGAAGGATTACGGTCAAGAAGATGAGTTTGGCGGTGTGACGGAAGGCCAGTCAATCGCCACGCGCCCCGGATCGAATGTCACATCGCCAGCAGATGGATGGGTGGTGTATTCTGGTCCTTTCAGGTCGTATGGCCAGCTCTTGATCCTGAACACAGGTGACGGCTACCATGTGCTCCTGGCCGGAATGGACCGGATCGATGCGGAGCTTGGACAATTTGTTTTGGCCGGAGAACCGGTCGGTGTAATGGGCGCTACCCAATGGGCAAGCGCATCAACATTCGGTATGGGCTCGACCCAGCCGATATTATATGTTGAATTTCGGAAGGACGGCCGTGCGGTCGATCCCACACCATGGTGGGCACGCACAGAAGAAGAAAAGGCTCGCGGATGA
- the rlmH gene encoding 23S rRNA (pseudouridine(1915)-N(3))-methyltransferase RlmH, with the protein MRFSLICIGRMKAGADKDLFDRYMDRARKSGRALGITDVGLSEMQESRAQRAEDRKADEARAIVASLSPGAKLVVLDEHGKNLTSPAFSERLEKWKDDGAPDIVFAIGGADGHGQEVLARADLKLAFGAMTWPHQIARILLAEQIYRAITIQSGHPYHRV; encoded by the coding sequence ATGCGCTTCTCACTTATCTGCATTGGCCGCATGAAGGCTGGTGCGGACAAAGATCTTTTCGACCGGTACATGGACAGGGCGCGCAAGTCTGGCCGCGCGCTCGGAATTACGGATGTCGGTCTTTCAGAAATGCAGGAAAGCCGCGCTCAGCGCGCCGAAGATCGCAAGGCAGATGAAGCCCGGGCGATTGTGGCGTCTCTATCGCCTGGCGCAAAGCTGGTCGTGCTGGACGAACACGGCAAGAACCTTACCAGCCCGGCCTTTTCTGAGCGTTTGGAAAAGTGGAAAGATGACGGCGCGCCGGATATCGTTTTTGCCATAGGTGGTGCCGATGGGCATGGGCAAGAGGTTTTGGCCCGCGCCGATTTGAAGCTGGCCTTTGGGGCGATGACCTGGCCGCATCAAATTGCCCGCATTCTTCTTGCGGAACAGATTTACAGGGCGATCACGATCCAGTCCGGCCATCCTTATCACCGCGTTTGA